The proteins below are encoded in one region of Gemmatimonas sp.:
- a CDS encoding SPFH domain-containing protein, with protein MLREISVKPTNGLLAAVILMALLAGGVYGFYIGARANDFGLAIPSIIVGTLFGLCLPGLFTVEPNEGKALTLFGTYKGTVREPGLWWVNPFMSKTAVSLRVRNFETNKLKVNDAYSNPVEIGAIVVWRVVDTAEALFEVNDYVQYVAVQSESALRALASQHPYDAHGTGEIALSTNQDEVNKGLAKALVDRLSKAGVEVIEARISHLAYSPEIAAAMLQRQQASAIVAARQTIVEGAVGMVELALASLKERDIVDLDGERKAAMVSNLLVVLCSERSTQPVVNTGSLYT; from the coding sequence ATGCTTCGCGAAATCTCTGTCAAGCCCACCAACGGCCTCCTCGCCGCCGTCATTCTCATGGCGCTGCTCGCCGGCGGCGTCTACGGCTTCTACATCGGCGCCCGCGCCAACGATTTCGGCCTCGCCATCCCCAGCATCATCGTCGGGACCCTGTTCGGCCTCTGCCTCCCGGGGCTCTTCACCGTGGAGCCCAACGAGGGGAAGGCGCTCACCCTCTTCGGCACCTACAAGGGTACCGTACGTGAGCCGGGGCTCTGGTGGGTCAATCCGTTCATGTCCAAGACGGCCGTGTCGCTGCGTGTGCGCAACTTCGAAACGAACAAGCTCAAGGTGAACGACGCCTACTCCAACCCGGTGGAGATCGGGGCCATCGTGGTGTGGCGGGTGGTGGACACCGCCGAGGCGCTGTTCGAGGTGAACGACTACGTGCAGTACGTGGCCGTGCAGAGTGAGAGCGCACTGCGGGCCCTCGCATCGCAGCACCCCTACGATGCGCACGGCACCGGCGAGATCGCGCTCAGCACCAACCAGGACGAAGTCAACAAGGGACTCGCCAAGGCCCTCGTCGACCGGCTGTCGAAGGCCGGAGTGGAAGTGATCGAGGCGCGCATCAGCCACCTCGCTTACTCTCCGGAGATCGCGGCGGCCATGCTGCAGCGGCAACAGGCGAGCGCCATCGTGGCGGCGCGTCAAACCATTGTGGAGGGGGCCGTGGGCATGGTGGAGCTGGCCCTCGCGTCGCTCAAGGAACGCGACATTGTGGATCTTGATGGTGAACGCAAGGCGGCCATGGTGAGCAACCTGCTCGTCGTGCTCTGCTCCGAACGGTCCACGCAACCGGTGGTGAACACCGGCTCGCTGTACACGTGA